The proteins below come from a single Drosophila kikkawai strain 14028-0561.14 chromosome 3R, DkikHiC1v2, whole genome shotgun sequence genomic window:
- the Vha26 gene encoding V-type proton ATPase subunit E, which yields MALSDADVQKQIKHMMAFIEQEANEKAEEIDAKAEEEFNIEKGRLVQQQRLKIMEYYEKKEKQVELQKKIQSSNMLNQARLKVLKVREDHVSSVLDDARKRLGEVTKNQSEYQTVLTKLIVQGLFQVMEPKVILRCREVDVPLVRDVLPKAAESYKSQINQNVDLIIDEKDFLSADTCGGVELLALNGRIKVPNTLESRLELISQQLVPEIRNALFGRNVNRKFTD from the exons ATGGCATTGAGCGATGCTGATGTACAGAAACAG ATCAAACACATGATGGCGTTCATTGAGCAGGAGGCCAATGAGAAAGCCGAAGAGATCGACGCCAAGGCCGAGGAGGAGTTCAACATCGAGAAGGGACGCCTCGTCCAGCAACAGCGTCTCAAGATCATGGAGTATTACGAGAAGAAGGAGAAGCAGGTGGAGCTCCAGAAGAAGATCCAGTCCTCCAACATGCTCAACCAGGCTCGCCTGAAG GTGCTGAAGGTTCGCGAGGACCACGTGAGCAGCGTGCTGGATGATGCCCGCAAGCGTCTCGGCGAGGTCACCAAGAACCAGTCGGAATACCAGACCGTGCTGACCAAGCTCATCGTCCAGGGACTGTTCCAGGTCATGGAGCCCAAGGTCATCCTGCGCTGCCGCGAAGTCGATGTCCCTCTGGTGCGCGACGTCCTGCCCAAAGCCGCCGAGTCTTACAAGTCGCAGATAAACCAGAACGTCGATCTGATCATCGACGAGAAAGACTTCCTCTCTGCAGATACCTGCGGCGGTGTTGAGCTGCTGGCCCTCAACGGACGCATCAAG GTTCCCAACACTCTGGAATCCAGATTAGAGCTGATTTCCCAGCAGCTGGTGCCCGAGATTCGTAACGCCCTGTTCGGCCGCAACGTCAATCGTAAATTCACCGACTAA
- the noi gene encoding splicing factor 3A subunit 3 produces the protein METLLEQQRRYHEERERLVKLMVDEHATKKPGEKERIHSEHRLKYLMELHHNATAQLRDLYEDKDNERKAEIAALSGPNEFNEFYARLKQIKQFYKSHPAEVSVPLSVEFDEMIRVYNNPDDMSALVEFTDEEGGGRYLDLNECYELYLNLRAVEKLDYITYLMSFDHVFDIPRERKNREYRKYLETLNDYLHHFILRIQPLLDLEGELLKVELDFQRQWLLGVFPGWSLKETESALANTGAHLDLSAFSSWEELASLGLDRLKSALVALGLKCGGTLEERAQRLFSTKGKSTLDPALMAKKPSAKSASAQSRESERHKEIAQLEALLYKYAELLSEQRAATKENVQRKQARTGGERDDSDVEASESDNDDDPDADDVPYNPKNLPLGWDGKPIPYWLYKLHGLNISYNCEICGNFTYKGPKAFQRHFAEWRHAHGMRCLGIPNTAHFANVTQIEDAITLWEKLKSQKQSERWIADQEEEFEDSLGNVVNRKTFEDLKRQGLL, from the coding sequence ATGGAGACGCTCctggagcagcagcggcgcTACCATGAGGAGCGCGAACGCCTGGTCAAGCTGATGGTGGACGAGCACGCCACGAAGAAGCCGGGCGAGAAAGAGCGCATCCACTCGGAGCACCGGCTCAAGTACCTTATGGAGCTGCACCACAACGCCACCGCGCAGTTGCGCGACCTGTACGAGGACAAGGACAACGAGCGCAAGGCGGAGATCGCCGCCCTCTCAGGACCCAATGAGTTCAACGAGTTCTATGCCCGCCTCAAGCAGATCAAGCAGTTCTACAAGTCGCATCCCGCCGAGGTGAGCGTGCCGCTCTCAGTCGAGTTCGACGAGATGATTCGCGTGTACAACAATCCGGACGACATGAGCGCCCTGGTGGAGTTTACCGACGAGGAGGGTGGTGGCCGGTATCTGGACCTCAACGAGTGCTACGAACTCTACTTGAACCTGCGCGCTGTCGAGAAACTAGACTACATCACCTACTTGATGTCCTTTGACCACGTCTTCGACATACCGCGCGAGCGCAAGAACCGCGAGTACCGGAAGTACTTGGAAACCCTCAACGACTATCTGCACCACTTTATCCTCCGAATTCAGCCGCTGCTGGACTTGGAGGGGGAGCTGCTGAAGGTAGAGCTCGACTTCCAGAGGCAGTGGCTGCTTGGCGTCTTTCCCGGCTGGTCCCTCAAGGAGACTGAGTCGGCGTTGGCCAACACTGGCGCTCACCTCGATCTCTCCGCCTTCTCCAGCTGGGAGGAGCTGGCCTCGCTGGGACTGGATCGTCTCAAGTCTGCCCTGGTGGCCTTGGGGCTGAAGTGCGGAGGTACATTAGAGGAGCGCGCCCAGCGGCTGTTTTCGACGAAGGGCAAGAGCACCCTGGACCCCGCACTGATGGCAAAGAAGCCCAGCGCCAAGTCCGCCAGCGCGCAGTCACGGGAAAGTGAGCGCCACAAGGAGATCGCCCAACTGGAGGCTCTGCTCTACAAGTATGCCGAGTTACTTTCCGAGCAGCGGGCGGCCACTAAGGAGAATGTGCAACGCAAGCAGGCACGCACAGGCGGTGAGCGGGACGACAGTGATGTGGAGGCCAGCGAGTCGGATAACGACGACGATCCCGACGCCGACGATGTGCCCTACAATCCCAAGAACCTGCCACTTGGCTGGGACGGCAAACCCATACCCTATTGGCTGTACAAGCTGCACGGCCTGAACATCAGCTACAACTGCGAGATCTGCGGCAACTTCACGTACAAGGGTCCCAAGGCCTTCCAGCGACACTTTGCCGAGTGGCGCCATGCGCACGGCATGCGCTGCCTGGGCATTCCCAACACCGCTCACTTCGCCAACGTTACCCAGATCGAAGACGCGATAACGCTGTGGGAGAAGCTCAAGTCGCAGAAGCAAAGCGAGCGCTGGATCGCCGATCAGGAGGAGGAGTTCGAGGATTCGCTGGGCAACGTGGTCAACCGGAAGACATTCGAGGATCTAAAGCGCCAGGGACTGCTGTAG
- the PolZ2 gene encoding DNA polymerase zeta subunit 2, whose product MQPESAIDIHLEAMEVLMHHILYSRGVYPAQIFKKRRLYNTPVLVSIFPPLNKYLASVLRSARYLLARQELLCLEVIIYQKDNEPLESYQLQVVSLENPGSKDPNLMEYEQQLRSAIYKLSERVKHLPRLSHGRCLFKVHVHTFQDAFIRLSHESQYQEFPYLQIENFESQAPSQKISLLPLVDNVGLKMQAYIFG is encoded by the coding sequence ATGCAGCCTGAAAGTGCAATTGACATCCATTTGGAGGCCATGGAAGTGCTAATGCACCACATTCTCTACTCGCGGGGCGTTTATCCCGCTCAGATATTCAAGAAGCGTCGTCTTTACAACACACCGGTCCTGGTCTCTATTTTTCCGCCGCTCAACAAGTATTTGGCGTCCGTTTTGAGATCTGCCCGGTACTTACTCGCCCGCCAGGAGCTGCTTTGCTTGGAGGTGATTATCTACCAAAAGGACAATGAACCACTGGAGAGCTACCAGCTCCAAGTGGTGTCCCTGGAGAATCCAGGTTCCAAGGATCCCAATTTGATGGAGTATGAGCAACAATTGCGCTCGGCAATTTACAAACTATCCGAGCGGGTGAAGCATCTCCCCAGGCTTTCGCACGGGCGCTGCCTCTTCAAGGTCCATGTCCACACATTCCAGGATGCATTCATCCGGCTGAGCCACGAGTCTCAGTACCAAGAGTTTCCATATCTCCAGATCGAGAATTTCGAGTCGCAGGCGCCATCGCAAAAGATATCCCTCCTACCCTTGGTGGATAATGTTGGACTCAAAATGCAGGCATACATCTTTGGCTGa